Proteins found in one Maridesulfovibrio sp. genomic segment:
- a CDS encoding ABC transporter substrate-binding protein has translation MNNHLISSKHTDIRTTSLLVPIFYAVAAVILITLFSGNSWAAKNLDKVTLQLKWFHQFQFAGYYAALEKGYYKDEGLDVTLIERDLRYSPIDQVLSGKADFGISNSEVLLRYMQGKDVVLLASIFQHSPLVFISKTKPLIHNVQQFKGKTILMNSASQDIELKVMLETNGILPNDIKLIDRFAVPEDYFDPKIDLIAAYITNQPFYLNKENTPYSIIYPYTHGVDFYGDTLFTSQSQIKKHPERVKKFLKASLKGWQYALKHPDELIEIITDKFGSLKSKAHLKYEAATMQTLVLPELVRIGHSNPFRWEEIGKEFQKQGLIKETKNLSAFFFNPAEGKVTINKKTALITAVIFAIIIIVLLASVFIARKFQKEIESRREVEERLKKSERYYRSLFDNTGTATIIVADDFTVKHCNENCAQLCGITRDEIENKLKWTAFIAPEEVDRVTGYAKSRHSVNNSAPRSYETRLLRNNGEIRYIHVNVEAINDSTDHVVSVLDMTEKVKTQELLIQTEKMVSVGGLAAGMAHEINNPLAGILQAVQNIYRRISADVPASVKVAEKHGCTCEQINAFLEERGVIRMLAGIHSSGERAANIVRTMLNFTRQNDDGMSSCNLNLLFDDIIDIITCDYDLKKKYDFKHTKIIKEYQKDLGMVLCRRTEIEQVLLNLVKNAAHATNDVAEIRKPTITLRTKNDGKFIIAEVEDNGPGMTAEVKRRAFEPFFTTKSPGLGTGLGLSVSYFIITQNYNGVFDIETKIGQGTKFIIRMPQI, from the coding sequence TTGAACAACCACCTAATTAGCTCGAAACATACAGATATACGCACGACTTCTCTACTAGTACCTATATTTTACGCAGTTGCTGCTGTCATTCTCATTACTTTATTTTCCGGCAACAGTTGGGCAGCTAAAAACCTTGATAAAGTAACTCTGCAACTCAAATGGTTTCACCAGTTCCAATTCGCCGGTTACTATGCCGCCCTCGAAAAAGGATATTACAAAGATGAAGGGCTTGATGTAACCTTAATCGAACGGGACCTGCGCTATAGTCCCATTGATCAGGTATTGAGTGGAAAAGCTGATTTCGGAATAAGCAATTCGGAAGTACTGCTCCGCTATATGCAAGGAAAAGATGTCGTCCTGCTTGCATCAATATTTCAGCACAGTCCTCTGGTCTTCATTTCCAAAACAAAGCCTCTGATTCATAATGTGCAGCAATTCAAAGGAAAAACCATACTTATGAATTCAGCTTCACAGGATATTGAGTTAAAGGTAATGCTGGAGACAAATGGAATTTTACCTAATGATATTAAGCTCATAGATAGATTCGCAGTCCCCGAAGATTATTTTGACCCGAAAATAGACTTGATAGCGGCATATATTACCAATCAACCGTTTTACCTGAATAAGGAAAATACACCTTATTCAATCATATACCCTTACACCCATGGTGTTGATTTTTACGGAGACACCCTTTTCACCTCACAGTCACAGATAAAAAAACATCCGGAACGGGTTAAGAAATTCCTAAAAGCCAGCTTGAAAGGATGGCAATACGCTCTCAAGCATCCCGACGAATTAATTGAGATCATCACCGATAAATTCGGTTCCCTGAAATCAAAGGCCCACCTGAAATACGAAGCCGCAACAATGCAAACACTGGTTCTACCAGAACTGGTACGTATCGGACACAGTAACCCCTTCCGCTGGGAAGAAATCGGTAAAGAATTTCAGAAGCAAGGGTTGATAAAAGAAACCAAAAACCTTTCAGCATTCTTTTTCAACCCGGCTGAGGGAAAAGTAACCATCAACAAAAAAACAGCCTTAATTACAGCCGTTATATTTGCGATAATTATTATCGTACTACTTGCTTCAGTCTTTATTGCTAGAAAATTCCAGAAAGAAATCGAAAGCCGCAGAGAGGTAGAGGAAAGGCTGAAAAAGAGCGAAAGGTATTATCGGAGCCTCTTTGATAATACGGGAACTGCAACCATTATAGTCGCCGACGATTTTACCGTAAAACATTGCAACGAAAATTGTGCGCAGCTCTGCGGAATCACAAGAGACGAGATTGAAAATAAACTTAAATGGACGGCTTTTATTGCACCGGAAGAAGTGGACAGAGTTACCGGATATGCAAAATCAAGGCATAGCGTGAACAATTCCGCTCCCAGATCATACGAGACAAGGCTCTTACGGAACAACGGAGAAATCAGATATATTCATGTGAACGTTGAGGCAATTAACGACAGCACGGACCATGTTGTTTCAGTTCTTGATATGACAGAAAAAGTCAAAACACAGGAACTGCTTATTCAAACAGAGAAAATGGTTTCTGTAGGAGGACTGGCTGCCGGCATGGCCCACGAAATCAATAATCCGCTTGCCGGAATACTGCAGGCTGTTCAAAATATTTACCGCAGGATTTCAGCTGACGTACCTGCCAGCGTTAAGGTAGCTGAGAAGCACGGCTGCACTTGTGAGCAGATAAACGCTTTTCTGGAAGAACGAGGTGTAATAAGGATGCTTGCGGGTATACACAGCTCAGGAGAACGGGCAGCAAATATAGTCCGCACCATGCTAAATTTTACCCGCCAAAATGACGACGGCATGAGCAGCTGCAACTTGAACCTGCTTTTTGATGACATCATAGATATCATCACCTGCGATTATGACCTGAAAAAGAAATACGACTTCAAACATACTAAAATAATAAAAGAATATCAAAAAGATCTAGGCATGGTTCTTTGCCGCAGGACAGAAATCGAACAGGTGCTGCTTAATCTCGTTAAAAATGCCGCTCACGCAACAAACGATGTAGCTGAAATCAGAAAACCGACCATAACGCTAAGGACTAAAAATGATGGTAAATTTATCATTGCCGAAGTGGAGGATAACGGTCCTGGCATGACTGCTGAAGTAAAAAGACGTGCTTTTGAACCCTTTTTCACGACAAAATCTCCTGGTTTAGGTACCGGGCTTGGACTTTCTGTCTCATATTTTATAATAACCCAGAACTATAACGGGGTATTTGATATAGAAACCAAAATTGGGCAGGGAACAAAATTTATTATCAGAATGCCTCAAATTTAA
- a CDS encoding type II 3-dehydroquinate dehydratase, translating to MKTFLILNGPNLGYVGKRQPEIYGSDKIEDIPEHLKKIMGSKAAEIKLEFYQSNSEGALIDRLEKAREDKIDGVVFNAGAYTHTSLAIADCLAWIEVPCVEVHISNIWARTEDPVRQQSFMGKQCIGAIAGFGIMSYALAVQALFSHVAAD from the coding sequence ATGAAAACATTTCTGATCCTGAACGGTCCGAATCTGGGCTACGTCGGTAAACGTCAGCCTGAGATTTATGGTTCCGATAAAATAGAAGATATTCCGGAACATCTTAAAAAAATTATGGGTAGCAAGGCAGCTGAGATTAAGCTGGAATTCTATCAGTCCAATTCAGAGGGAGCCTTGATCGACAGGCTTGAAAAGGCCCGTGAAGATAAAATCGACGGAGTTGTCTTCAATGCCGGAGCATACACTCATACCAGCCTTGCTATTGCCGACTGCCTCGCGTGGATCGAAGTTCCATGTGTGGAAGTTCACATCAGTAACATCTGGGCGCGGACTGAAGATCCGGTTCGCCAGCAAAGTTTTATGGGAAAACAGTGCATTGGAGCAATTGCCGGATTCGGAATAATGAGCTATGCCTTGGCCGTTCAAGCATTGTTTTCACATGTGGCAGCTGATTAG
- the lptF gene encoding LPS export ABC transporter permease LptF, protein MKLLHRNIFKELISIFTLSLSGFMGLILIGRLLQFRDLFMGQSLSALEMGKLFIYLCPFFLLMLTPIATMISIFLTFLRMNADNEITALKSGGISLYKLLPAPIIFCLLCTGADFYFSLYGLSWGTENFRSALMEIARTQSQLAIQPGVFNKNFPGLVFYADGVDEKNGVMRSVFVRDNTRGDMTATIVAPLGEIRTDPKMGRLLIHLENGRIYQQENEQLSVLKFKNYDVRIPLANILQGYDVAELRPKEMSWEKLVRISRAGDRAGELDPGFIQKVKVEVQKRLALPVACLVLGIFAVPIACIFKGLKQQYGLIISMGLFLVYYTMLSLGVTFGESGVLAPVIGLWLPNVTFAIISAVLLKMAVMEHSFSIRIPFLSKFRRKEA, encoded by the coding sequence TTGAAGCTTCTTCATCGCAATATTTTTAAAGAACTAATTTCAATATTTACCCTGAGTCTTTCAGGATTCATGGGCTTGATCCTCATCGGCCGGTTGCTCCAGTTCCGGGATCTTTTTATGGGGCAGAGTCTTAGCGCATTGGAAATGGGTAAGCTTTTTATATATCTATGTCCTTTTTTCCTGCTCATGCTTACTCCAATTGCTACTATGATCTCTATTTTCCTGACTTTTTTGAGGATGAATGCTGATAATGAAATCACAGCGCTAAAATCAGGCGGCATCAGTTTGTATAAACTGCTTCCGGCCCCGATAATTTTTTGCCTGCTTTGTACCGGGGCGGATTTTTATTTTTCGCTCTACGGACTTTCATGGGGAACTGAAAATTTTCGGAGCGCACTCATGGAAATTGCCAGAACTCAAAGTCAGCTGGCCATTCAACCCGGGGTTTTTAATAAGAATTTTCCCGGGCTGGTCTTTTATGCTGACGGTGTGGATGAGAAGAACGGAGTAATGCGATCGGTTTTCGTGCGTGATAATACGCGTGGTGACATGACAGCTACAATTGTTGCTCCGCTTGGTGAAATTCGTACTGATCCCAAGATGGGCCGGCTCCTTATTCATCTTGAAAATGGACGCATCTACCAGCAGGAAAATGAACAACTTAGCGTTCTTAAATTCAAGAACTATGATGTCAGGATCCCGCTTGCCAATATCCTGCAAGGCTATGATGTTGCTGAACTGCGCCCTAAGGAAATGTCATGGGAAAAACTGGTTCGCATCAGTCGTGCCGGTGATCGCGCAGGGGAGCTTGATCCGGGGTTTATCCAAAAAGTTAAAGTAGAAGTTCAAAAAAGATTGGCTTTGCCTGTGGCCTGTCTGGTCCTAGGAATATTCGCCGTGCCTATTGCCTGTATTTTTAAGGGCCTTAAACAGCAGTACGGATTAATAATCTCCATGGGACTTTTCCTTGTCTATTACACGATGCTTTCACTCGGAGTGACTTTCGGAGAAAGCGGAGTGCTTGCGCCGGTCATCGGGCTTTGGCTGCCCAATGTGACTTTTGCGATTATTTCAGCAGTTCTGCTGAAAATGGCGGTTATGGAACATTCGTTTAGCATAAGGATTCCGTTCCTTAGTAAATTCAGGAGGAAAGAAGCATGA
- a CDS encoding LptF/LptG family permease gives MIRRLLPGYLASYVLKQNLFLMSVCLGVGTGIYLLSDLFDRLDDFIEAGLGMGTILKYFLVKMPLIFSQILPAVFLISMIVQLCVMARNKELLALRTGGLSLIWFLKFFVVYAIIWSFGQLLFSQVIGVYGEQEAYRIWKEDVRKSMLDKRVLKNIWLKQGRFVVEAKEVMPFGNRAKGITVYEFADDNGGIKRVITSESAEVSSKYGWKLENAVELSPDRFVSRKHPIFTMPIKLNLNVFKVVDPDIDPAQLPLWQLDQVIEQLKLSGSGVDRLITAWHSKWAYAFSLLTMALVSLALVTVTENIYLNIGLGLAFIFTYYALFMIGASAGDSGALPPILAAWLGNILVSALALGRIAWVFVPEHFGKYLHRVKI, from the coding sequence ATGATTCGCAGACTTCTTCCCGGATACCTTGCCTCATATGTTTTGAAGCAGAATCTGTTCCTTATGTCTGTATGTCTTGGCGTAGGGACCGGAATATATTTACTTTCGGACCTTTTTGATCGTCTGGATGATTTTATTGAGGCCGGACTCGGCATGGGCACGATTCTCAAGTATTTTCTGGTTAAGATGCCGCTCATTTTTTCTCAGATTCTGCCCGCTGTTTTTTTGATCTCCATGATCGTGCAGCTTTGTGTAATGGCCCGTAACAAGGAATTGCTGGCGTTACGGACCGGAGGGCTTTCGCTGATCTGGTTCCTTAAATTTTTTGTGGTTTATGCTATTATCTGGTCTTTCGGGCAGCTGCTTTTTTCACAAGTTATAGGTGTTTATGGAGAGCAGGAAGCCTATCGCATCTGGAAAGAAGATGTCCGCAAAAGCATGCTGGATAAAAGGGTGCTTAAAAATATCTGGCTCAAGCAGGGGCGGTTTGTTGTTGAAGCCAAGGAAGTCATGCCTTTCGGGAACAGGGCTAAAGGTATCACAGTTTATGAATTCGCTGATGATAATGGCGGTATTAAGAGGGTGATTACTTCCGAGAGCGCAGAAGTCAGCAGCAAATACGGCTGGAAACTTGAAAACGCAGTTGAACTGAGTCCTGACCGTTTTGTATCGCGCAAACATCCAATTTTTACCATGCCTATTAAATTGAACCTTAATGTCTTCAAGGTCGTTGATCCTGACATTGATCCGGCACAGTTGCCTCTCTGGCAGCTGGATCAGGTCATCGAGCAGCTCAAGCTATCAGGGTCCGGCGTGGATAGACTGATTACGGCGTGGCATTCTAAATGGGCTTATGCTTTCTCGCTTTTGACTATGGCTCTTGTTTCGTTGGCGCTGGTAACTGTAACCGAAAATATTTATCTTAATATCGGTCTCGGGCTGGCTTTTATATTTACCTATTACGCTCTTTTTATGATAGGAGCTTCAGCCGGCGATAGCGGTGCCTTACCGCCTATTCTGGCTGCATGGTTAGGAAATATACTGGTAAGTGCGCTGGCTTTGGGAAGGATAGCATGGGTCTTTGTGCCTGAGCATTTTGGGAAGTATCTGCACAGGGTAAAGATTTGA
- a CDS encoding transporter substrate-binding domain-containing protein, producing MRQFFISVVFLFLFFPSILHAEKLVFVTLDTPPQTFLKDGKPTGFLVDIVSEAARRAGYSPVVRIVPWKRAMVLVEKGQVDAVFNAGYNEERNKFLRYPDTVLITEKVVALRHCGSGVYFSPDFSDAKKYIGGVGRAFYYGEKVDKAINEHRFKRIEEVPNINLNTKKLLLDRIDFFFADYYPALHFLNKNNLFGKLEVITNSDTGRPVFFSQSDTYLAFSRKKNPVAFRKVSAELKKMKLDGTYLKIASRYLPVLDFF from the coding sequence GTGCGCCAATTCTTTATTTCTGTTGTATTTTTGTTTTTGTTTTTCCCCTCTATTCTGCATGCTGAAAAGTTAGTCTTTGTCACTCTTGATACTCCCCCTCAGACTTTTCTAAAAGATGGCAAACCTACCGGATTTTTGGTTGATATCGTATCCGAAGCGGCAAGAAGGGCCGGATATTCACCGGTTGTTCGTATTGTACCATGGAAAAGAGCTATGGTCTTGGTCGAAAAGGGGCAGGTGGATGCTGTTTTCAATGCCGGATATAATGAGGAGCGAAATAAATTTTTGCGCTATCCCGATACTGTTTTAATTACGGAAAAGGTTGTCGCGCTGCGTCATTGCGGATCTGGTGTGTATTTTTCACCGGATTTTTCAGACGCAAAAAAATATATAGGGGGAGTAGGAAGAGCCTTCTACTACGGTGAAAAAGTAGATAAAGCTATTAATGAACATAGATTTAAACGGATTGAAGAAGTTCCGAATATTAATCTTAATACAAAAAAACTGCTGCTTGACAGGATTGATTTCTTTTTTGCCGATTACTATCCTGCGCTCCATTTTCTAAATAAGAATAATCTGTTTGGAAAGTTAGAGGTTATAACCAATTCCGATACCGGGCGACCGGTGTTTTTCTCACAGTCTGATACCTACCTTGCCTTTTCGCGTAAAAAGAACCCCGTGGCATTTAGAAAAGTAAGTGCCGAACTGAAAAAGATGAAGCTGGACGGTACATACTTGAAGATCGCTTCAAGATATCTTCCCGTTCTCGATTTTTTTTAA
- a CDS encoding DUF4198 domain-containing protein, producing MRKLIVSTLTLLLIMAFCGSAYAHFGMLIPEKSVITPDKKSAEIQLSFSHPFEMHGMNLVKPKKFSVFFNDKETNLLPALKKNKVMNHDSFKAEYKFKRPGMYTFFMEPTPYPEPAEDNYIIHYTKTVVSAFNEGEDWNTPLGVKTEIVPLTRPWGNYAGNVFQGIVLLDGKPAPFTRVEVEYYNKDNKFVAPYECMNTQEVLCDENGVFTFACPKAGWWGFAGLNDADYKIKGKDVELGAVLWIEMVPYKNK from the coding sequence ATGCGAAAATTAATTGTGTCTACCCTCACACTTCTTCTGATTATGGCCTTCTGCGGATCAGCATACGCCCATTTCGGCATGTTGATCCCGGAAAAATCCGTCATCACCCCCGATAAAAAAAGCGCGGAAATTCAACTTTCCTTTTCCCATCCGTTTGAAATGCACGGCATGAATCTGGTAAAACCGAAAAAATTCAGTGTTTTTTTTAATGACAAGGAAACCAACCTCCTGCCTGCATTGAAAAAAAACAAGGTTATGAATCACGATTCCTTCAAAGCAGAATACAAGTTCAAACGTCCCGGCATGTATACTTTTTTCATGGAACCAACCCCCTATCCGGAACCGGCAGAAGACAACTACATAATCCATTACACCAAAACCGTTGTCTCCGCCTTTAACGAAGGTGAAGATTGGAATACTCCCCTTGGTGTAAAGACAGAAATTGTACCGCTGACCCGCCCGTGGGGAAATTACGCCGGTAACGTCTTTCAAGGCATTGTCCTCTTAGATGGCAAACCCGCTCCCTTCACCCGTGTTGAGGTGGAATACTACAATAAAGACAACAAATTTGTAGCTCCTTATGAATGCATGAATACTCAGGAAGTTCTTTGCGATGAGAACGGCGTTTTCACATTCGCATGCCCCAAAGCAGGATGGTGGGGATTTGCTGGCTTAAATGATGCTGACTACAAGATCAAAGGTAAAGATGTGGAGCTTGGAGCAGTGCTCTGGATTGAAATGGTTCCTTATAAAAACAAATAA
- a CDS encoding IS3 family transposase (programmed frameshift), which translates to MKKEESQRVRRSQRDYTMGFKLAVVAMVEEGEMTYKQAQKTYGIQGRSTVLVWLRKHGTLDWSKPMVHLKRMPKSKETPAQKIKRLEKELQEEKIKTMLLNEMIDISDRELGTSIRKKPYPRAARGLQETKQISLSACCRQLGVSRQSIYQAEKRHKVREKQFQEVKKLVLSLRARMPRLGTRKLYFLLREKFVARGIKLGRDAFFALLRREHLLIKTRKNYTKTTNSKHWLKKHPNLLKEFKPQYSEEVFVSDITYVKTLNKTYYLSLITDSFSRKIVGHNLSSDLSAEGTAKALDMAIKNRKTRNKTIHHSDRGLQYASSIYQNKLKKAEMVPSMTDGYDCYQNALAERINGILKQEFLVFKCTSFDELNSLVKESIEIYNSERPHLSLKMKTPNQIHKQGCGGTPTAL; encoded by the exons ATGAAAAAGGAAGAAAGTCAAAGAGTAAGGCGAAGTCAGCGCGATTACACAATGGGCTTTAAATTAGCGGTTGTTGCGATGGTAGAAGAAGGCGAAATGACCTACAAGCAAGCCCAAAAGACATACGGGATTCAAGGCCGCAGCACTGTTTTAGTCTGGCTGAGAAAGCACGGAACCCTTGACTGGAGCAAACCTATGGTACATCTGAAAAGAATGCCAAAATCTAAAGAGACTCCAGCACAAAAGATCAAGCGTCTTGAAAAAGAGCTTCAGGAAGAGAAGATCAAAACTATGCTTCTCAACGAAATGATTGATATTTCTGACAGAGAACTGGGTACTTCCATAAGAAAAAAAC CTTACCCCCGAGCTGCACGAGGTCTTCAGGAAACAAAGCAAATAAGTTTATCTGCTTGCTGTAGACAGCTCGGGGTGAGTCGGCAATCGATATATCAGGCTGAAAAACGCCATAAGGTACGGGAAAAACAGTTCCAAGAAGTAAAGAAACTTGTTTTGAGTCTGCGGGCCAGAATGCCTCGGCTGGGAACGCGTAAGCTTTATTTTTTATTGCGTGAGAAATTTGTAGCTCGTGGAATCAAGCTTGGACGGGATGCCTTTTTCGCATTATTGCGCAGAGAGCATTTACTGATAAAAACAAGAAAAAATTACACAAAAACTACAAATTCAAAGCATTGGCTCAAAAAACATCCTAATTTATTGAAGGAGTTTAAGCCTCAGTATTCAGAAGAAGTCTTTGTTAGTGATATAACTTACGTAAAAACGTTAAATAAAACATACTATCTATCACTAATTACAGACTCTTTTAGCAGAAAAATTGTAGGTCACAATTTGAGTTCTGATCTTAGTGCCGAAGGGACCGCTAAAGCTTTAGATATGGCTATCAAAAACCGAAAAACGCGAAACAAAACAATCCACCATTCAGATCGTGGATTGCAGTACGCATCGTCCATTTATCAAAACAAGCTCAAGAAAGCCGAAATGGTCCCATCTATGACAGATGGGTATGATTGTTACCAAAATGCGTTAGCTGAACGTATAAATGGAATTTTAAAACAAGAATTTTTGGTGTTTAAATGCACTAGTTTTGATGAGTTAAATTCACTCGTAAAAGAGTCTATTGAAATATATAATTCTGAACGTCCTCATCTTAGTTTGAAAATGAAAACACCGAACCAAATACATAAACAGGGCTGTGGGGGTACCCCCACAGCCCTGTAG
- the efp gene encoding elongation factor P: MISTKDFRNGLKIEIDGKPYEIVEFQHFKPGKGGAFVRTKLKNMFTGRVTDQTFRSGEKVVKPDMASKEMQFLYKDSEDYVLMDLESYEQMNVSADVIGTAGGFLKEGETNKALLYNGEVIGIELPASVVLTVAQTDPGIQGDRVSNATKPATLETGLVINVPLFINEDDKIKVDTRSSEYLGREK; encoded by the coding sequence ATGATTTCAACAAAAGATTTTAGAAACGGACTTAAGATCGAAATAGACGGTAAACCTTATGAAATCGTCGAATTTCAGCATTTCAAACCCGGTAAGGGCGGCGCTTTTGTACGCACAAAGCTGAAAAACATGTTTACCGGCCGCGTTACCGACCAGACTTTCCGCTCCGGCGAAAAAGTTGTTAAGCCTGATATGGCCTCCAAGGAAATGCAGTTCCTGTATAAAGATTCCGAAGATTACGTGCTCATGGATCTCGAATCCTATGAACAGATGAACGTATCTGCTGATGTTATCGGCACTGCCGGCGGTTTCCTCAAAGAAGGCGAAACCAACAAGGCGCTGCTTTATAACGGAGAAGTAATCGGTATTGAACTTCCCGCTTCGGTAGTACTTACCGTGGCCCAGACCGACCCCGGCATCCAGGGTGACCGCGTAAGTAACGCTACCAAACCTGCGACTCTCGAAACCGGATTGGTTATCAATGTTCCCTTGTTTATCAACGAAGATGATAAAATCAAAGTTGATACCCGTTCAAGCGAATACCTCGGTCGCGAAAAGTAA
- a CDS encoding undecaprenyl-diphosphate phosphatase: MSSLVTAAILGIVEGLTEFLPVSSTGHLIITGHLLGFTGDKAASFEVAIQLGAILAVVVLYWSRFWGLIVPNPTQRFSGIRGLYLLFLTSLPASVLGLIAHDFIKQHLFNPYTVAWALGVGAIMILIVEKRDIRPSCYSLDEVTPKLALGIGCFQCLALWPGFSRSAATIMGGMLLGAKRKIAAEYSFIAAVPIMFAATGYDMLKSYSLFTMADMPFLALGFIISFLSAWAAVKGFIYLLGKLTLRPFAYYRLVLAPLVLYFWS; encoded by the coding sequence ATGTCATCACTAGTTACAGCCGCCATACTCGGCATTGTTGAAGGACTGACTGAATTTTTACCGGTATCCAGTACCGGACATCTGATCATCACCGGACATCTGCTCGGATTTACCGGGGATAAGGCCGCCTCCTTTGAGGTGGCCATCCAGCTAGGTGCCATACTTGCTGTGGTTGTGCTTTACTGGTCCCGTTTCTGGGGACTTATCGTCCCGAACCCAACCCAGCGTTTTTCCGGTATCAGGGGGCTATACCTGCTGTTTCTGACCAGTCTGCCCGCCTCCGTGCTCGGGTTGATCGCCCACGATTTCATTAAACAGCATTTATTTAATCCCTATACTGTAGCATGGGCGCTGGGAGTTGGGGCAATTATGATTTTAATCGTCGAGAAAAGAGACATCCGCCCTTCCTGCTATTCTCTTGATGAGGTCACTCCTAAGCTTGCTCTGGGAATCGGCTGCTTCCAGTGCCTCGCACTCTGGCCCGGTTTCTCACGTTCAGCAGCAACCATTATGGGCGGTATGCTGCTGGGTGCTAAACGCAAAATAGCGGCCGAATACTCATTTATCGCAGCAGTTCCGATCATGTTCGCAGCCACGGGATACGATATGCTGAAAAGCTACAGTTTATTCACCATGGCGGATATGCCCTTTCTGGCGTTAGGATTTATAATATCTTTTCTTTCGGCATGGGCGGCGGTAAAAGGCTTTATCTACCTGCTGGGTAAGTTAACCCTTCGCCCCTTTGCCTACTATAGGCTGGTACTGGCTCCGCTGGTTCTTTATTTCTGGAGTTAG
- the yihA gene encoding ribosome biogenesis GTP-binding protein YihA/YsxC, protein MDNTLTLIKTVYEINQLEEFATPQIILAGRSNVGKSSLINCLANRKKLAKISSTPGKTRSLNYYEVDPHGYFLVDLPGYGYARCSKSERAKWAKLIDQYMLDNPHIAAAVVLLDSRHSPQQNDLDLISYFKHCNVPILPIMTKADKSKQKDRAKIQNKWEDILKIKPLCVSSKTGMNRTRLWNLLDVTAIPELAEIEEEKKED, encoded by the coding sequence ATGGATAATACACTCACACTAATTAAAACAGTCTACGAGATCAATCAGCTTGAAGAATTCGCAACCCCGCAGATCATTTTGGCAGGGCGCTCCAATGTGGGCAAATCTTCACTGATCAACTGTCTTGCAAATAGAAAAAAGCTGGCCAAGATCAGTTCCACACCGGGAAAAACCCGTAGCCTGAACTACTATGAAGTAGATCCGCACGGATATTTTCTGGTAGACCTGCCCGGCTACGGATACGCCCGTTGCTCAAAATCAGAACGCGCCAAATGGGCCAAGCTGATTGACCAGTACATGCTCGACAATCCGCATATCGCTGCAGCAGTCGTTCTGCTGGATAGCAGACATAGTCCGCAGCAGAATGATCTGGATCTCATTTCATATTTTAAGCACTGCAACGTCCCCATTCTGCCGATCATGACCAAAGCGGACAAGAGCAAGCAGAAGGACCGCGCCAAAATTCAAAATAAATGGGAAGACATCCTTAAGATCAAGCCGCTCTGCGTCTCCAGCAAAACCGGCATGAACCGCACTAGACTCTGGAATCTGCTGGACGTAACCGCTATACCGGAACTGGCTGAAATCGAAGAAGAGAAAAAAGAAGATTAA